In Podospora pseudopauciseta strain CBS 411.78 chromosome 3, whole genome shotgun sequence, one genomic interval encodes:
- a CDS encoding hypothetical protein (antiSMASH:Cluster_1): MSPYCACYDNSFRPPSPSSGSTDDEDCEAYLQASLYNNRSYVSNKKLVSGGKTTSTTYRSPPLDTYKFERQPYPTPRTQARASPSMSDSDESTPSEPEYDSRRGGYSRDWDSDPPDNRFEEAKRLVFSVLLWVLDTALSVLQYLWELPLRVLRAIRPWALHPLLFALSGVLIYATLRPTILYIYREIREDLLTSVPYGRTRDKLWASHEPGVFDNVVAFLWGGRAESEKDRGPEYLKRVESLQKDFVATAQICKQVLVESTEMYKSHDSFKELWRLVYDSDWERGKMAGEELWAVWKRMALETKALIGDFQKQIRLFHTKIKEEDLKLVDWAHQLKQLKALRPSEEELAAGKKSTSPKILRSRPRGTALPTAKVDSEEKKKETVELDELGRRRLRDLVVTNLDRTRSWISAARVDLKILMRELEVLLRGLEKVTSIVFHIYPERYYHDRVELAIWNRLLTKARESGLNDKSSEDLKELPKHILSAQECIWLMVTTLGKSSEEIELLTNALTSTTRRLAPRWSVDEVVGVYANISQDLEESVDLLGLSTLP; this comes from the exons ATGTCCCCGTATTGTGCGTGCTACGACAATTCCTTTCGTCCGCCGTCGCCCTCCTCAGGGTCgaccgatgatgaggacTGTGAAGCCTATCTGCAGGCTTCTCTTTACAACAACAGATCGTATGTTTCGAACAAAAAATTAGTGTCTGGAGGGAAAACAACGAGTACAACGTACAGAAGCCCTCCGCTGGATACCTATAAGTTTGAAAGACAGCCCTATCCTACACCAAGGACCCAGGCCCGAGCAAGTCCCTCGATGTCCGACTCGGATGAATCAACCCCCTCGGAACCAGAGTATGATTCCAGACGGGGGGGTTACTCTCGAGACTGGGACTCGGACCCGCCCGACAACCGCTTTGAGGAAGCCAAGCGCCTTGTCTTCTCCGTGCTTCTCTGGGTACTAGACACTGCCCTCAGTGTACTGCAGTATTTATGGGAGCTTCCATTACGGGTACTCCGCGCGATCCGTCCTTGGGCCCTGCACCCCCTCCTATTTGCCTTATCAGGTGTATTGATCTATGCGACTTTGAGGCCCACGATTCTCTATATCTATCGAGAGATCAGGGAGGATCTTTTGACCTCGGTCCCCTACGGCAGGACACGAGATAAGCTCTGGGCTTCCCACGAACCCGGCGTTTTCGACAACGTGGTGGCTTTTCTATGGGGAGGCAGGGCTGAATCGGAGAAGGACAGAGGGCCGGAATACCTGAAGAGGGTGGAAAGCCTGCAAAAGGACTTTGTAGCCACGGCCCAGATCTGCAAGCAAGTATTGGTGGAAAGTACAGAGATGTACAAGTCTCACGATTCTTTCAAAGAACTGTGGCGTTTGGTGTACGACTCGGATTGGGAGAGAGGCAAGATGGCTGGCGAGGAGTTGTGGGCAGTCTGGAAAAGGATGGCTTTGGAGACAAAGGC ATTGATTGGTGACTTCCAGAAACAAATACGGCTTTTTCACACAAAGATAAAAGAAGAGGACTTGAAACTCGTGGATTGGGCCCACCAGTTGAAGCAGCTGAAAGCTCTGAGGCCttctgaggaggagctggcggccGGGAAGAAATCTACATCGCCAAAGATCCTCCGCTCCAGACCTCGAGGCACAGCTTTACCGACCGCGAAAGTCGATAgtgaggagaaaaagaaggagacgGTGGAGCTCGACGAGCTAGGAAGACGCCGGTTGCGGGATTTGGTAGTAACGAATCTGGACAGGACGCGATCCTGGATTTCGGCCGCGAGGGTCGATCTTAAAATTTTGATGAGAGAACTGGAAGTCCTTCTAAGGGGGCTGGAAAAGGTCACCTCCATCGTCTTCCACATATACCCGGAGAGGTATTATCACGACAGGGTGGAGTTGGCTATATGGAACAGGCTTCTCACGAAGGCGCGCGAATCTGGCCTGAATGACAAATCCTCAGAAGACCTCAAAGAACTGCCCAAACACATATTGAGCGCACAGGAATGTATATGGTTAATGGTCACCACGCTGGGGAAGTCTTCGGAGGAGATTGAGCTGCTGACGAACGCTCTTACTTCGACGACTCGTAGATTGGCACCTAGGTGGAGTGTTGATGAAGTTGTGGGCGTGTATGCGAACATCTCCCAAGATCTGGAAGAAAGTGTAGACTTGTTGGGGCTTTCAACCTTGCCATAG
- a CDS encoding hypothetical protein (COG:O; EggNog:ENOG503P0E1; antiSMASH:Cluster_1) gives MAQSRELADPSAVVNRYRAFDRWTKAGSSTRKDVFLHTHQIIKEIHPDHHVTRARPGGEMDLLGYAAAGHATAVQDNYNPSGTNDVPAHNVPGFYLDAVRAYKASPKPFDRPGGTLIDKIYFGRWLYTWQDLTFILYKCVVQNTNCGNDAMHYLLAPNDADKVDELGHHLDTDRLLLAAGDWSCTLHNEIYVYDNGDWIKDPLLWQSVQGASWDDVILESAMKDALMRDVIGFFDTRDVYQDLGLMWKRGIILHGLPGNGKTASIKALINSLEARGKEDGSKRIPSLYVKAFDSSMGGKWSIRYIFEHARKMAPCVLIFEDLDSLVLDEYRSYFLNEVDGLESNEGILMIGSTNHLSKLDPAIAKRPSRFDRKYHFKLPNEETRKRYAEYWRKKLESKPIVADKFEEEITYLVAQLTDGFSFAYIRELFVSSLLALVRGFNPDVVEEDPKEDDAGDESSSTAGDGVIVEKPAIVGEGNAGVENTEEQEKTGEKTKKSKPKRVFPVLDIPEYLQDNLLLKIIISQAKILFEEMDRDDDEQKEKEGDGDGAIRRIRVKRGLPAPRMQLVSGTTAASPPDDSAPDDTDLLRM, from the exons ATGGCTCAATCAAGGGAGTTAGCAGACCCATCAGCGGTGGTCAATCGCTATCGCGCGTTCGATAGATG GACCAAGGCTGGTAGTTCCACCCGCAAGGACGTCTTCCTCCACACCCACCAAATCATCAAAGAAATCCATCCCGACCACCATGTCACCAGAGCGAGACCAGGAGGCGAGATGGACCTGCTAGGCTATGCAGCCGCAGGTCACGCAACCGCCGTTCAGGACAACTACAACCCCTCCGGGACCAATGACGTGCCAGCCCACAACGTCCCCGGCTTCTACCTTGACGCTGTCCGCGCCTACAAAGCCAGCCCCAAGCCCTTTGACCGACCAGGAGGAACCCTGATTGACAAGATCTATTTCGGCCGCTGGCTCTACACCTGGCAAGACTTGACCTTCATCCTCTACAAATGCGTCGTCCAAAACACCAACTGTGGCAACGATGCCATGCATTACCTCCTCGCTCCCAACGACGCAGACAAGGTAGATGAGCTTGGCCACCACCTCGACACCGACAGGCTTCTTCTCGCAGCAGGCGACTGGTCATGCACTCTCCACAACGAGATATACGTCTACGATAACGGCGACTGGATCAAGGACCCCCTTCTGTGGCAGAGCGTGCAGGGTGCCTCTTGGGACGATGTGATTCTAGAGTCAGCCATGAAAGACGCCTTGATGAGAGACGTTATTGGTTTCTTCGACACGAGAGATGTCTACCAAGACCTCGGGCTCATGTGGAAGAGGggcatcatcctccacgGCCTTCCTGGTAACGGAAAGACCGCCTCCATCAAGGCGCTGATCAACTCCCTGGAGGCCAGAGGCAAAGAAGACGGCTCTAAGAGAATTCCAAGCCTGTACGTCAAAGCCTTTGACAGCTCCATGGGCGGAAAGTGGTCCATCCGGTACATTTTCGAGCACGCCAGGAAGATGGCCCCCTGCGTTCTCATATTTGAGGATTTGGACtcgttggtgttggatgaGTACAGGAGCTACTTCCTGAACGAGGTTGATGGACTCGAGTCCAACGAGGGCATCCTCATGATTGGAAGTACGAACCATTTGTCCAAACTCGATCCAGCAATTGCCAAGAGACCTAGCCGCTTCGACAGGAAGTACCACTTCAAGCTGCCCAACgaggagacgaggaagagaTATGCAGAGTActggaggaagaagctggagagcAAGCCGATCGTGGCAGACAAGTTTGAGGAAGAAATTACCTATCTTGTCGCCCAGTTGACGGACGGATTCAGCTTCGCCTACATCAGGGAGTTGTTCGTGTCGTCGCTTCTGGCGCTTGTGCGCGGCTTCAATCCTGAcgttgtggaggaggatccCAAGGAAGACGATGCTGGTGATGAGAGCTCCTCGACCGCCGGTGACGGCGTAATTGTTGAGAAACCCGCAATCGTGGGAGAGGGCAATGCCGGGGTGGAAAATaccgaggagcaggagaagactGGCGAAAAGACTAAAAAGTCCAAGCCCAAGCGGGTGTTCCCTGTGCTGGATATTCCTGAGTATCTTCAGGACAACCTGCTGCTCAAGATCATCATATCCCAAGCAAAGATCCTTTTTGAGGAGATGGACCGTGACGATGATGAacagaaagagaaggaaggggacgGTGATGGCGCCATTCGGAGGATCCGAGTGAAGCGTGGTTTACCGGCGCCACGGATGCAACTGGTAAGTGGGACCACTGCTGCTAGCCCTCCTGATGATTCCGCTCCTGATGACACGGATCTCTTGAGGATGTAA